A window of Amia ocellicauda isolate fAmiCal2 chromosome 20, fAmiCal2.hap1, whole genome shotgun sequence genomic DNA:
TAAACCCTCCTAAATTAaatggatcaaatactttaaatttaaaaacaaattcattcTGAAGGACTACTTACAAGGGAGGCCTTAATGTTGCTTATTTGGTTTTATAACATTCAATTAATATTGTTATCGTTCTGATAAGCTTGTCAACCAGTAACCAACGCACCTTCCCAGCCCAGCGGCATTTAGTCTTGGGAGAATGAAAACGCCACAGTGTTCAACACCAACTCAGAGGCAGCGCAGTGAAAATCTCAAGCAACTGCTGAAGACATGCGATTTGCcattttgccttgttttcccagGATTGGAGTAGTAAACGCTCATCTTAAGTGCCACTAACCAGAGGTAATGATTGAgggggtaaaaaaaatataacaacgATAAATATAGCATGACGATTCGCAACGGTACCTGTACTAAATAAGCACAGGAAGCTCTAGCTCATGTGTAATGTAGTGCCATCCAGCTCACAGACGCAGCCGACCTGTGCCTGTGTGCAGCCAGAGGGGAGAGGCATGACAAGCTTgggaaaaatacataaagatattaataaaaataaacaagaggAATCGGGTCCCCATACTACTGAAGCAGCGACTCTGTGGATACGAATGTCCATTCCTCTCTTCGGGCTTTCCGGATTTCGTAAACTCAAGCCACAAAGCCCAGGAGTGATTTTAAGTGCTGCAAGTCCTCCAGAttgacttctttttttttttttttgtgtgtgtgttttttcccccGCCACTTTTCAGCTTCCTTGAACATCACTGACAACTCCTGGGCAGCAAACCGTTTTCAGAGAGATGTAGTCCTCTCTGGTCCAAACTCCCTTTCAGTCCAGATCACCCAGCACGGGGGCCCTTCTTCCATGCGGCGATGGGGGTGGTCATGTTGTGTGCTCAGTGACTAGCAGACCAAAGTCCTCTGGGAATGTAAACGAGCACCAGGGCAGCGGTGAGGAGGAGAGCGAGGTCGGGGAAAGGGAGACGGGGAAGAAGGATGATTGAGAGCGTGGGGGAGAAAGACTAATTGACCCTCCTGCACGATTCTCCggttctcttcctccctcttccCCAGAGATAATGAAAGGCACGGAGAAGGAAGAGGGGCTGGAGATGTCCTCTCTCAATTGTCTTTAGTCATGCACCCTGTCCCAGAGAGAGGCTCCGAGGAGAGGTGAGAGGAAAAATCGTCTCTGTCCCTGTGTCACCCCTCCTTTCTTCCCCACCCTCTCGTCGCCCCGCTCTACCACCACGTGAAGAAGGGCCGACGGCTCTGGAAACTCTGAGTGTACGACTCGCTGTTGGCCCTCTGTGGGGCCCGTGCTGTCTCCACAATCACAGGAGGCATCTGGACCAGCTGCAGGGGGGTCTTCCCGTCTTTCAGGGCCTGGGACAAGTTCAGGATCTGAAACGCACAGCGGCAAAGGGTTGATTTCCAGAGAAGCACAGAAAAAACGGTCACAGACGGACTAGCTGCTAGCAAAAACGTGACGCCACCGCGCATGTGTCTCCCACAGCTTACCTGTCCCCTCATCACCGCAATCTGTTTATGAAACTGTCCCCTGTCAAAACCTGGATCTTTCTGCAAAGACAATCAACAAAAAGTATCAAGCACAGGAGCTgaaaaatgcacatttaaaaagcCCTGTCATCCATGTCTGGAGTCCTCCCTCTCACCTTAAACAGCTCATAGAGGTCTTCCTCGAGGTCTTTGACGAAGTTTGGGTCGCAGAATTTGGGTAAGACGAGATCCTTGATCTCTTGAGAGAAGGGGACCTTGGCCTGAGCCAGCCAGGCCCAGTAGAAGGGATCTGCAAGGAAGAGCAATACGAGAAGTGTTATCAAATCTGTAAAACATGTCTTCCTATTATTGTCCACTTTATCTATCCATTTTGGAACTGTTAAAAATCAGAACCTGCAGGCACCAGGGCCAAGAAAACAGAGTAGCCAGACAGGACTAGCACAGCTCAATGCAGGCTATGGGGCACTCCAGACCTTTTCCTGAATGTGCCACTTGGGCGCTGTAAGAACCTATTCGTCCCTTCAATCACTGCATATGTACACTTTTAAATGCATTCTTCAGTATCCCGTACTACTACAGGAAGGCTGTTTTAAACTTCCTGGAGGCTCAAGTGTAATTTGCATGCAGACTGATCTCAAATCCCGTCTGATCACAATTTGGAAAGTAGGTCAATTCCACGGCTGAGATCTAAATCGGGTCTGGATGAAAATGGCTGACAGACTAACGAGTCTGGCTTGGTCCTGCACTTTTACTTCCTACAGGTTATCCAGTTGCAGGGTACAGTCAAATTATTTTCCACAAACACTTAATGTGTGGAAGGATGCGAGACAATATTTCCATAAACTGGTACAGTCAAAATCCATATTTCTCAAAAGGGAGGTGAACTGATTCCATCAGCCTTGTAATTGGCAGGCTGTGATGTGTGGCTGTACTCACAGGCTCTCCAGGAGTCCGGGTGTTTGAGGGGGAAAGCTAATCCATTGTCTATAGCGGCCAGTTTAATGATGGGCTCCTTCACCACCACCCAGTCTGTGTCCTGCAGGGAGGAGAATACAGGGTTTCAGAGCGGTTCTGTTGCATCTATAAGGAGGCATGTATATCTTAGAAGAAATGTTAAGTTTCAGTGGTGATAAATTCCACCTTCCACCAGTTATTCTAAAGCAGGTTTCCCCAGCCAAGACATGTTAATCTGAAACATGAAGGAATCTGCCTGCTCACCCTGTTGCCTCCAGTATCCATAGGGCAGTCGTATTTGATCAGCCAGTTATCGTTCCCTCGATCTGCGACAGCCATGTTGAAAAGCATTCATAGAGTTTAGTGTCAAATAGTCGCCTTTAAATTggtcaaatgtaaaaaaaataaattgcattcaCTGCGGAATAATTATTCACATACTCAACTGatacactaaaaaaaaaaaaaaaaaaaaatctacatcttaaagaaaatgttaacaatatatttttgttcttcATTGTATGTTGGCCACTTTTGACCTCAGCACTGTGTCAGTACATGTCACAGTATTCCCACTAGAGGGCACTGCAGCTCCTACCTGTGTTTCTGATGATGTAATCCAGCACCACTAGTCTCTCGAATTGAAGCTGCAGCTGCCGGTTGGTATTTTCTGGCAGAGGTTCGGCCTCGAAACGCCGCAGCCAGTAGTCGGCATCTTTGTATCCTTCAACAAACAACTGGAATGATCCCACCTGTGCAAGAACAGCCCCAATTAAATAAGGCTTCTCGTATTGACGTGTACAATCGTTTTTACAGACAGTTAACCGTTAACACATCAAAGCCACTATTAAATCATGGTCTGCAAACCAGATGCCACTTGTCACACAGCATTGGCAGAGTAGAGGCTGATGAAAACCTGTCCCCAGCAAAAGTATCACACAGCTGAAAATAGAGAAAGTGATAGCATCAAATTTAACGGTTAACATAAATGGACAAAAACAGGGAATAGCTGTGACGTGGCATCTATAAACTGTTGCAATGGCCTTATTGAGAGGTGTGGCTTTTATACCTGTTGGACCTTTGACATCTTCTCACAGCCTTAGATCAAGACAATTGTAATTAGCATGAAAAATGGTTCTTGGAAgcctcattttttgtttttattaatttaaaccgGAAGAAGCATCACAATTTAAATGGCAGGTTGCCAGATGCCTACCTTGGGTGGGAGCCCTATTCTGTGGAACTTCTGACCCACTCGTGGCACCTTCTCCAGTGCCAACCTCTTGCCCCGTGACTTCACTCTGTCAATGGCACTGTAGTTGAAGGTTTCACTGGCCAGATACACCACCTGCAGGGGTGAGAGAGCGCACAAGGTAAGGTGAAACCGGCCTGTGGGCCACAGACAGTAACCACAGCAGATGGGACAGTGTGCCAGACAATACCTTGGTCCTGGGGACAATGTTGAGTTCTAGCTTCTGGTCCACTAGGCTGGCTCCGGCCTCTGACAGGTAGCCCTGATTCAGCACCAGACAATCCCGACCAAAGCAGCATGGACAGCACAGCTTCTGCAGCCACTTGGTCCATTTGGGATTCAGCTGCCCATAGGGCTCCTCATTCTTGGGCTTGAAAACACCAATGATCTTCTACAGAAAGAAAAGGTACAACAGGGAAGTTAAGGAGGGGAGAGCACCAACGGAAGACtaatgagcaggactgtgtttcTAAATGTATCATTACAGCGTCACATGCCAGTAAGTGTCTATTCTCAGGATTACCAAATCACTTTGCAAGAAATCATACTGTACAAATGTTGAAAAGGGAGGAAAACAGTTTGATTTCCAGTAAATCATTCTTTCCATAGTTAATGGTACAAAAGTAGCTTGCTAAATCCATAGATTTgggctttattttatatagggATGGTGATCATTTAAAGCCAGCCTGAGACATCTCACTCCTCCGGTCCTTAAAGACTTCTCCTGACCGCCTAACAGCCAGCTTTATGTCGCCGCTAATGAAGGAGAATTGGAGAGGTTTGCAGCTCATTATGTCAATAAGATTAACTTAAGTTTCCTCACATGACTTGCTATGAAATGCCATCATACTGACTCAAGACAGAATCCAGCTTTGTAATCCACTGTAGAAGCCAATCTGGCCCTAGTAATGGCAATAATAAGGTTATGTGTGCATGCTCTTTTAGATCCCTTGGATACAAGAACCGAATGTGACaccattttaattcaatttaaagAAACCTCAGTGAAGACCTCTGAAGATGAAAGGTCTTAAAGCCCATCATTGGCATTCCAATGGCCTTATTGTACTCTCCTGTGAATGAGGTCACATGTCCAAGATACTTTTGGTgaacagaaaacaataaaatgattTAATAATCTCACTTGCTTCTCTGACAttttaacacacacaaaaaaaaaacacacttttactTAATGCTATTGTTATCCTTGCATAAATGGAAACAATTTAAAAGGCACACACTAATAGAAATTAATGTCATAAATAAAGTCATTTGTGGCTTTCCGATCCTACTTAAAACAGACGATTACAACGTTCAGTAAACATTACATCCAATTTCCACAATTACAAATTATATCTCTGCACTGTTCTCTGCGAGTGctccaagaagaaaaaaatcacagaGCTTTTAAGATAACTTAGCAGATGCCTATAGTAAATATGATTAGTTCTAGCAAAGCTCAGTTAAGGTCTGGTTGCTAAGACTGCAAGCACATGATCATTTAAGCAGCAAATCTCCATGCAAATTGAAAAATAGCCAGTCTAGCAATGCATGTCAGAAGCATGTGAGCAACTGAAGACTTTTTCCTAACCAGCTGTCCCTGCCTTATCTGTcttctttattatattttccatGTGACTGTTAACTGTATAGGCCTCAGT
This region includes:
- the pi4k2a gene encoding phosphatidylinositol 4-kinase type 2-alpha, translating into MDETSPLVSPLRDPPDFSYCPTEPTSPRAGFVGTPGSVVRVPAGSPGRSRERQPLLERDRGSSPRDPHRNEFPEDPEFREIIRKAERAIEDGIFPERIYQGSSGSYFVKDSQGKIIGVFKPKNEEPYGQLNPKWTKWLQKLCCPCCFGRDCLVLNQGYLSEAGASLVDQKLELNIVPRTKVVYLASETFNYSAIDRVKSRGKRLALEKVPRVGQKFHRIGLPPKVGSFQLFVEGYKDADYWLRRFEAEPLPENTNRQLQLQFERLVVLDYIIRNTDRGNDNWLIKYDCPMDTGGNRDTDWVVVKEPIIKLAAIDNGLAFPLKHPDSWRAYPFYWAWLAQAKVPFSQEIKDLVLPKFCDPNFVKDLEEDLYELFKKDPGFDRGQFHKQIAVMRGQILNLSQALKDGKTPLQLVQMPPVIVETARAPQRANSESYTQSFQSRRPFFTWW